A stretch of Phragmites australis chromosome 12, lpPhrAust1.1, whole genome shotgun sequence DNA encodes these proteins:
- the LOC133886282 gene encoding uncharacterized protein LOC133886282 — MEAFDVLDHDRVRYGVQLLKGEAQIWWKGVQSARTTTHGPLSWHEFVRQFERRFYPVTFLDRMKIDLNAYTQDKKLVAEYEVGFNQIVRFVPHVAHDDVEKALGVEMQQVYTADLQKSSGGEQSRSQSDRKGHSGGPVHKKGKFQRHQPYRGKSSQSSASGGSAPQYRAVPKPGLGLVCFRCSNAHRRVEC, encoded by the exons ATGGAGGCTTTTGATGTGTTGGATCACGATCGTGTTCGTTATGGGGTACAACTACTGAAAGGGGAGGCTCAGATATGGTGGAAGGGTGTGCAGTCAGCTCGGACTACTACACATGGCCCGTTGTCCTGGCACGAGTTTGTCAGGCAGTTTGAGAGGAGGTTCTACCCGGTGACTTTCCTGGATAGGATGAAGATTGATCTGAATGCCTATACGCaggataagaagttagttgcaGAGTATGAAGTGGGCTTCAATCAGATTGTCCGCTTCGTCCCACACGTGGCGCATGACGATGTAGAGAAG GCTTTGGGTGTGGAGATGCAGCAGGTGTACACTGCTGACTTGCAGAAGTCTTCAGGTGGTGAGCAGTCTCGCAGTCAGAGCGATAGGAAGGGCCATTCTGGTGGCCCTGTTCACAAGAAGGGGAAGTTCCAGCGTCACCAGCCATACCGCGGTAAGTCTTCTCAGTCCAGTGCTTCAGGAGGGAGCGCACCTCAGTACCGGGCTGTTCCCAAGCCTGGCTTGGGGCTGGTGTGCTTCCGGTGTAGCAACGCGCACCGTCGTGTGGAGTGTTAG